From the genome of Malus domestica chromosome 04, GDT2T_hap1, one region includes:
- the LOC103433435 gene encoding laccase-17-like, which translates to MGFNLPSSIAFSMAIFFAVCAFLCMFPEPAFAKHARFTRHYKFNIKLQNVTRLCQTKSIVTVNGQFPGPRIIAREGDRLVIKVVNHVQHNLTLHWHGVRQMRSGWADGPAYITQCPIQTGQSYVYNFTITGQRGTLFWHAHISWLRATVYGPIVILPKRHVPYPFPQPFKEVPIIFGEWWKADTETVISQALQTGLGPNVSDAYTINGLPGPLYNCSAKDTYKLKVKPRRTYLLRLINAALNDELFFSISNHTLTVVEADAVYVKPFKTQTVLITPGQTTNVLLRTKSKSPNAKFVMAARPYVSGPAAFDNSTTTGLLEYEVASSSTNNKNKKKQLFTPVLPKLNDTLFSMKYNKKILSLANPKFPAANVPKTVQKHFFFTVGLGVLPCSKNQACQGPNNTRLAAAINNVTFVQPNTALLQAHFFNQSKGVYTTDFPANPAFKFNYTGSPPSNIAVSSGTKVVVLPFNTTVEVVLQDTSIIGAESHPLHLHGFNFFVLGLGSGNFDPKNDPKKYNLVDPAERNTVGVPSGGWVAIRFLADNPGVWFMHCHLEVHTSWGLKMAWVVLDGKRRNQKLPPPPSDLPKC; encoded by the exons ATGGGTTTTAATCTTCCTTCATCAATAGCCTTCTCAATGGCCATCTTCTTTGCAGTTTGTGCATTTTTGTGCATGTTTCCTGAGCCTGCATTTGCAAAACATGCTAGATTTACTAGGCATTACAAGTTCAAT ATCAAGTTACAAAATGTGACAAGGCTTTGTCAAACCAAGAGCATTGTAACTGTCAACGGGCAGTTTCCGGGGCCTCGTATCATCGCAAGGGAAGGTGACAGGCTTGTGATCAAGGTGGTCAACCATGTTCAGCACAATCTCACCCTCCATTG GCATGGAGTCAGGCAAATGAGGAGTGGATGGGCAGATGGACCAGCTTATATCACACAGTGCCCAATTCAGACAGGGCAGAGTTATGTCTATAACTTCACCATTACTGGTCAAAGAGGCACATTGTTTTGGCATGCCCACATCTCCTGGCTTAGGGCAACTGTATATGGACCTATTGTCATCCTCCCTAAAAGACACGTGCCTTATCCTTTCCCCCAACCTTTCAAAGAAGTTCCCATCATTTTCG GAGAATGGTGGAAAGCAGACACAGAAACAGTCATCAGTCAAGCCTTACAAACAGGGTTGGGACCAAATGTTTCTGATGCCTATACCATCAATGGTCTTCCAGGTCCTTTATACAACTGCTCAGCAAAAG ATACATACAAGCTCAAGGTGAAGCCGCGGAGGACATATCTGCTGCGGTTGATCAATGCTGCGCTCAACGACGAGCTCTTCTTCAGCATTTCCAATCACACCCTCACTGTGGTCGAAGCAGATGCAGTTTATGTGAAGCCTTTCAAAACCCAAACAGTTTTAATCACACCAGGACAGACCACAAATGTGCTTCTGAGGACCAAATCTAAGTCCCCAAATGCCAAATTTGTCATGGCAGCTCGGCCTTATGTGTCCGGCCCAGCTGCTTTTGACAACTCCACAACCACAGGATTACTAGAATACGAAGTTGCTTCTTCCTCAACcaacaacaagaacaagaaaaagcAGCTTTTCACACCAGTCCTTCCAAAGCTCAATGACACATTGTTTTCCATGAAATACAACAAGAAAATTCTCAGCCTAGCCAATCCCAAATTCCCGGCAGCAAATGTTCCGAAAACTGTTCAAAAGCACTTCTTCTTCACTGTAGGGCTTGGAGTTCTCCCATGCTCAAAAAATCAGGCATGCCAAGGACCAAATAATACTAGGTTAGCAGCGGCCATTAACAACGTGACATTTGTCCAACCCAATACAGCTCTTCTGCAAGCTCATTTCTTCAACCAATCAAAAGGTGTGTACACCACAGATTTCCCTGCAAACCCAGCATTCAAGTTCAACTACACAGGCAGTCCACCCAGCAACATTGCCGTGAGCAGTGGAACTAAGGTGGTGGTGCTGCCTTTCAACACTACTGTGGAGGTTGTTTTGCAGGACACTAGCATTATTGGGGCGGAGAGCCACCCACTTCACCTCCATGGGTTTAATTTCTTTGTGCTGGGTTTGGGTTCTGGGAACTTTGATCCCAAAAATGACCCTAAAAAGTACAACCTTGTTGACCCTGCTGAGAGGAACACCGTTGGTGTGCCTTCTGGTGGCTGGGTTGCCATTCGATTCCTCGCCGATAATCCAG GTGTTTGGTTCATGCATTGCCACCTAGAAGTGCACACCAGCTGGGGCTTGAAGATGGCTTGGGTGGTCTTGGATGGAAAGAGACGCAACCAAAAGCTTCCTCCTCCACCGTCCGATCTTCCCAAGTGTTAG
- the LOC103408386 gene encoding aspartic proteinase PCS1-like, producing the protein MKVCTFCNSIQNPSLKFQSFLLIFSATILICFTESKLQTPPLILPLRTQQIPSGSLPKSPNKLPFHHNVTLTVTVAVGTPPQNVSMVIDTGSELSWLHCNKTRDYNNTFDPTQSTSYSPVPCSSATCTNRTRDLTIPASCDSNKLCHAMLSYADASSSEGNLAADTFYIGSSGIPGLVFGCMDSTFSSNSDEDSKTTGLMGMNRGSLSFVSQMGFSKFSYCISGSDFSGLLLLGDSNFSWITPLNYTPLIQISTPLPYFDRVAYTVQLEGIKVSDKLLPIPKSVFIPDHTGAGQTMVDSGTQFTFLLGPAYTALRTEFLNQTSGILKVSDDPNFVFQGAMDLCYWVPQGQPKLPPLPSVSIMFRGAEMKVSDTRLLYRVPDQAKGNDSLHCFTFGNSDLLGVEAYVIGHHHQQNVWMEFDLRNSRIGLAEVQCDLAGQRFGLTV; encoded by the coding sequence ATGAAAGTCTGCACATTCTGCAACTCCATCCAAAACCCATCTCTAAAGTTCCAATCTTTTCTCTTAATCTTCTCAGCCACTATCCTCATTTGCTTCACCGAATCCAAACTCCAAACTCCACCACTCATTCTACCCCTCAGAACCCAACAAATTCCATCTGGATCCCTCCCAAAGTCCCCAAACAAGCTTCCTTTCCACCACAATGTCACCCTCACAGTCACCGTCGCAGTCGGAACTCCGCCGCAGAACGTTTCGATGGTCATCGACACCGGAAGTGAGCTCTCCTGGCTTCACTGCAACAAAACCCGGGACTATAACAACACATTCGATCCGACCCAGTCCACCTCCTACTCCCCCGTCCCATGCTCCTCAGCCACCTGCACGAACAGGACCCGAGACCTCACCATACCCGCTTCTTGCGACTCCAACAAGCTCTGCCACGCCATGCTCTCCTACGCCGACGCCTCGTCCTCCGAAGGCAATCTCGCCGCTGATACGTTCTACATCGGCAGCTCCGGAATTCCGGGTTTGGTATTCGGGTGCATGGATTCAACATTTAGCTCCAACTCCGACGAAGACTCGAAGACAACCGGGTTAATGGGCATGAACCGCGGGTCGCTCTCTTTCGTTTCCCAAATGGGTTTTTCGAAATTCTCGTACTGCATTTCGGGTTCCGATTTCTCGGGTCTCTTACTTCTCGGGGACTCCAATTTCTCATGGATCACGCCATTAAATTACACGCCGTTGATCCAAATCTCGACGCCGTTACCGTACTTCGACCGCGTCGCGTACACCGTCCAGCTGGAAGGTATTAAAGTTTCGGACAAGTTGCTCCCGATACCAAAATCGGTTTTCATACCGGACCACACCGGGGCGGGTCAGACCATGGTCGACTCGGGCACCCAGTTCACCTTCCTTCTCGGCCCGGCTTACACGGCCTTGAGAACCGAGTTCCTGAACCAAACATCCGGCATTTTGAAAGTCTCGGACGATCCGAACTTTGTCTTCCAAGGAGCCATGGATTTATGTTACTGGGTCCCACAGGGTCAACCGAAACTGCCCCCGTTGCCTTCGGTCAGTATAATGTTTCGGGGGGCCGAGATGAAGGTGTCGGATACCCGGCTGCTGTACCGGGTTCCGGATCAGGCTAAGGGAAATGATTCCCTGCattgcttcacattcggaaactCTGATCTTTTGGGCGTGGAGGCGTACGTGATTGGTCACCATCATCAGCAAAACGTGTGGATGGAATTCGACCTCCGAAATTCAAGGATTGGACTGGCTGAGGTGCAGTGTGATTTGGCGGGACAGAGATTTGGTCTCACTGTATAG